One Campylobacter concisus genomic window, TTGCTCTAGAGCGATTTCGCTTTGTGTTTCTAGTTCGTTTATTACTTTGCTTTGAAAATAGTTTTGATATAAATTCATAAGCGTGTTAAAGCTCATAAGTGAGATAACGCCAAGTACGGTGATGACTATTATTAACTCAATTAATGTAAAAGCTTTTTTTGTTTTTTTCATTTCCATTCTTTTACACTTAGAGTGCTACTTTCACCTATGTTAAAGGCATATCCATAAAGTACGCTTTTGCTCTCTTTTGTAGTTTTCATAGTCGTATCTAGCTTTATCTGTAAAACGTCGTTATCGTTTAAAGGAGTGCTAACTACAAATTTATCAGCTCTATTTGTTATAGTTGGAGTCGTTTCTGTATCTATGATAAAGTCGCGTTTAGTGGTACTGGCAGTTGGTGAGATGGATTTTTGAGTATTGAAATTTTTGATAGATTTTACTTTAAAATTTACGCTTTTGATTGATTCTGGAAGCTTTGAATCACTAGGCCTTGTAGCACATGCAGATGAATTTTGTACCGGATACGCAAGTATCCTATGTCCTTCTCCTTTTACACCGCTTTTTTCATAAAAATCCGGATTTGCCCCTTGATCGCAGATAATAAGAGGAAAAATTATAGCCTCTTGAGTGGTTATAGATGATGGCATGGTGTTTTTACCGGCTATTAAGACTTGATCACTAAATGGTGCTTTTAATATTAATGACATATAAGTTTTAGCGTTCATTAGTCCTTCTTGCATTAAGGACTGCTCGCTTAAATTTGAAGTAGTTCTTACTGCTAGTGGCAGGCTTGCACTTACTATGGCTACTACAAGCACTGACAAGATAAGCTCTATCAATGAAAAGCCACCTCTTTTTACCACTCTATTCTCCTGTTTGTCTTGTCGCTTATATCTAGGTTACTATCACTATTAGATTTTACTCCTATAAAACCTCCAACTGCACCGCTTGTCTTATCCTCTATATTATTGCTCTTTAGGACTTTACCAGCCCATTCGCCATTTGGTACTAGAAAATTTAGATTGAAATTATTTGTTTCAGTTTTTTCATCAAATTCACTATAAAGAAGCCAGCTAGGTGCTCTCATTTTAGCCACATCAGTAACTGCTGAAGGGTTTCTTATAAAAATTATTTGCTCGCCATTGCTTATACTACTTACATCATTTCTTAAAACAGTGCCGCTGTAAGTGTTTGTAAAGCTAAAGTCGTGATAGTTAAGTACTCCTGCGCTATGTTTTGGATTGGTAGCCCAAAATGGTGCAGCTGGAAAGTCTTGCCACAGTTTGCCATTATCTTTCATATAGATATTTTTATTGCATCCATCGCAGTAGGCACCATAATAAATTTTGGCATAAAAACCGCTATAAAGCCCTTCATAAAATGGTGCATAAACCCTACCAAAGTAAAATTTTGCTGTCGTTTCTGTTGCTGGTTTTTCATATTTTTTTACTGTATCGGTGCTATCTGACATGCCGCTAAAGCTAAAATCATTACTTGAAATAGTAAAAGGATTTTTGGCATGATTTACTTTTCTTTCAAAATTAAAATATACTTCACCTTTGCCTACGCCATTTACAAAAGTGTTTTTCTCTACATAAAATGTTGATTTTGTGGCACTTGGATCTATTGCTTTTCTAGTATTTGAGCCAGGAATTTCAAAAAATAAAATTTCTTCATTTGCTTTTGCTAATGTACCGGCATTGCCATCGTTATCTGTAAAATTTAAAGGAACTCTGTCTAACTTTATGTCAAAGTTCATATTTTTTGCATAGCAATCTTCATTATAAAGTTTTGCAGGATCATCGTTAAATAACCTGGCAGTTACTTCAAAGTCAAGCTTTGCTTTTTGTATGCCTTCATTATCAAGGTATGTTATATCGCTATCTTTTGTTATCTTTAACTTACTTATTTGTATATCTTTTGGCCTAAATAGATAATCTCTATTACCTTCTAGCTTTATACTACATCCGATCCTTCCTTCTTGAGCAGTATCTTGTGATGGATCGTTGCTAATTGAGTTTTTTACACAATCATCAGCTCTTGATGGCGTATGTTGATCAGTTATTGTATAGTCTTTGTCTAATACATAAAAATATGTATCACCTATATCTGAGTAAGAAAAGCCAACAGGTCCACTTGACGTGTGACGGAAAATTTTACCCAATGCTTTATTTGGATCGTTAAAATCTACGCTTAGTTTGTTCTCGCTCTCTATAATGCTAGGATCGCAGGTCGCACTATATGCTGGTACAAGTTTTATCTCTCCATTTGAGCCACTTATGTTGTTTGTATAGCCATTTGCTAAGCCACTATCAAGAGGTTTCATAGCCGCAAGAGCAATATTATTATAAACTTTGCCGCCTATTAAAACATTGTTATTATTGATCGTGTTCTTGTCGGTATCCCATAGTCTAAAGTGACTTGGTCTTATGGCAAAATCATCTAATTTTTCGCATTCAACCTTTGTAGTATTTGTCACTGGATCAAGATGAGAAATTCTAAATTTTACGCTTTTATAGGCTCTATCAATACTAATGCCTGACAACAAAATATCAGTTACGCCATTAAATGTTATATCTTGTTCATATAAATTTGTTGGAGCACTGCAAGACTCAACCAACTCTACTTTTACATCTACTGGGGCATCTGGTACTTTTTTGTTGCCATCTGTATCATAGTTTGTGATATAGACATTAAATGGCGTAGAAACGATTTTTGTTAGAAGTCTATTTTTAAATTTAGTTTTAAAAGCCGCTGAGCCATCGTCTTGTCTATTACTTGCGACGAAATTATTTGGACTGGCACTAACGCCTAAAGTAATGTTGTAATTTTGATTGCTACATCTTCTTATGTATGTGTCATAGGGCTGTAAATTTATATCAGCATTTGCGACCGTCGCTTTGTAACTATTTGGCTCAAATTTAGACTTAAGGGTAGTTTCATATATAGCATAAGCGTAGTTGCCTTGATGAATTAGCATTTCTCCACCCTTATTTGCAGCCGCACCTTGTCCCAAATAAAAAGTTAAGTCATTTCCACTTAGTTGCTGCAAGCCTGTGTTGTCGTTATAGTGCACCTGTCCTGACATAGTAAGCAAGTCACTAGGCCCTTGTGATGCTTTATCTGCGTATATGTAAGTTGAGTTTGGATTATAAATTTGACTTGGATCTATTGTAGCTTTTAGAGCAAAGTCTTGGGCAGCTTCATTAGTATTATTTGTAACTTCAACGAAAGTTTTTAAAATAGTATTTGCTGGCACTACCGTCGGAGTATTTTCTTGCACCTTTGTAAAAGTACTATCGCTAGGTTTTTTCGCATAAATATATTCCATATAACAAACATCTGGCTTATATATACTAGTAGAAAAGCCAACTAGAGCTAAATTTATACGGTCAGCACTTACAACATTGGCACCGCCTGAGCTCTTAATCGTTGTAACTGTAAATTTTATATCCGCTTCTTTTTGAGCATATGACATTTTGTCCGATATATCAAATATATCCAAGTCTGCTTGGGAGTGAAATTTTTTACCTGGATTTATAAGTTGTCCAAATTTTGTCATAGTTGAGTTAAACTGATCGCCTTGAGCATTATATCCGCTGGTAATACTCTGATAGCTGCCACCATTTTTTATCTTGATATCTTCACCCTTTGTTTCTGGCTTGCCGCCAAATGAAAACATTGTGAGCGAAGCATCTATATTTCCTGCTTTTGGTGTGTAGATATTTTCAAATTTTACATCTATGGTTGAGCTCTTTACAGTACCAAATGGATCGCTTGACTTCATCCAGTCCGCCGCAAGTCTTTCTAGTCCATCAAATATACTAACAAGCTTTGGCTCTATATTGTTTGCTGCAGCGGTTTTATCATCAAAGTCATAAATGATGACTAAACTCCAAGCTGCAAATTGTGGTGCGATGGATTGTATCCAGTAACCATTTTGCCCTTGAACTGGTGAGAATAGTAGCGTGCCGTATGTTTTTTTTAGTTTTCTATTAGTAGAGTTGTTTACCTTATATATGCCATCATTTGGGTCTATAAATTCATCACTAAAGGGAATCGTAGTTGATCTAATATTGCCAGCATAAAATGTCCTATCTGACTCGCTAGTGCCAAGAGAGTCTCTAACTATATCTGTTACATCAGCACTTGCTACATATTGATAGTTTATTCCAGCCTTTACATAGTAGCTATTAGACTCGTTTTGATTGTATGATTCAAGAGTCATTGATTTTGGTTTATACTCACTAAATGAACCAAACCAAAAGATATCTTTTGGATCAGCATCTATTGTGATTGCATTTTTTCCAGGAGCTTTAAAATCAATCCTGCTATATCCTTTTATGTAATTTAAAGCACTTACATATAAATTTGACCCAAGATTTTTTATTGCCCAGTTTTGATAAAGAGAGCCGCCCCAATAAAGCCTGGCATAGACTACGTTTTTGCCTTTTAAATTATTTTGTATAAAGGTATTTTTCTCACTAAAATCAAATGTGGAAGAGGATGAATTTTTACAATAAGGATGCTTGCTAGGATTATAAATATATGTTGTTTGACAAAGTGTGTAATTGCTAGGCGAAAAATTACCAGTATCTAAAAATATTCTATCGGCTGTAGATGATGTTCTTGTTACGTTAGATGGATCTGGAACAAAATTATATCCAGCGTATTGTGGAATCATAATAGTAGCACCAATGGTAGCTATATCTCCATTTACTCTGGTATTTAGATTTCCATTTATTGATCTTTGTCTTAAGCCTTTAGAGTGATCATCCCACATACCTATTAATGATCGTTGATTCCATGGAGAAAATTGCTCAACGTAAATATGATAGTGATCTTGTGCTAAGCCTGAAGAAAAGCTATTGGTATCTATCGTCCAGGTTCTATCAGATTTTCTTATGCAATGTGGGATATTTTTAGAAGAGTTATCTTGGTACTCTTCAGCGTCTATAAAGCAAGAATAATTTGCTCCACTACAACCAATAGATGCTGCTTCTGCTGTCGTACAAGCTCTGGGTGCACAAAAACCAAACGTGACAATAAAACAGAGTAAGTATGCTATCTTCACAACAAATCCTCTAAATAACAATAAAAAATCTATCCTTAGATTTTTAAAAGCTTTTAGCTACTATTTTTGTATAAAATTTTCTATCATTTCAGCTTGCCCGTACTGAGGATATTTGGCAATGTCTAAAACGACTTGGGATAAGGTCATATTATCCATATTGCAAACGATAGGAGCTATAAAATTTACAGTTGATTTTTCAAGCGGGAGTGCAACAACGATAATGTTATAAATTCTAAGTTGAGAGCTTTCTTTAATCTCCATAAGATCTTCATAATAGCTTGGAATATCGAATTCGTAGCTTCTTAATGCAAAAGGATTTATCATTGTAAAAGATGTCTCATCATCTTTGCTTGCTAGCTTAACAAAAAATTTATCAAGTTCAATTAACTCCATCGTCTTGATATGCTCAAAGCCTAAAATAGGGCTTTTAACACTAAAAATCATACTAACTCCTATTTTGTAAAGTTGCCGTATTTTATCATAGTTTTAAAAAATTTATACAAAAATAATAGCAAAAAATGTAGAATACGAGGATTTAAACTTTTTAAGGAAAAGCATGAAAAGATTTTCTAAATTTCTAGCAGTTGTAGCTCTTTTGGGGCTTTTTAGTGGTTGTGCTGAAAAATATACCGAGCTTTACAATCTAACTCCTGATGAGTGGTATGCACAGGTTATCGCTGATATAAAAGATGGTGATCTTGAAGCGGCCGATAAACACTATGTTTCAATGGCAAGCGAACACGTAGCAAGTCCCCTTTTGGAGCAAATTTTACTTATTCTTGCCCAAGCTCACGCAAATGATGAAGAGTATCTAATGGCAAATCACTATCTTGATGAGTATATCAAAAGATACGGCGACAACGGCCCAAAAACAGAGTTTGCTCAGTATCTAAAGATAAAAGCAAATTTTGACTCATTTACTCAGCCAAACCGCAACCAAAAGCTTATGGAAGATAGCGTAACAGAGATTGAGAAATTTCTTTATATGTATCCAAATACTGAATATAAGCCACTTATTGAGACTATGCTTATCAAATTTAAACTCGCGCTTTACTTCCTAGATATGCAAATAGCTGATCTTTACAATAGGACTGGTCGTGATGTTTCGGCTAAAATTTACGAGCAAAAGCTTGAAGAGTCGCCGTTTAAAAACTCAGATCTTATTAAACCTGACGTGGCATGGTATAGAAAACTGTTTGAATAGGAGAAATTTTGCAAATAAACGAAAATAAAGGCTTCCCAACTGAAATTCCCATCATCGTTGAGGACGAGCTATTTTTATATCCATTTATGATAACTCCGCTTTTTTTAAGCGATGATGAAAATTTAAAGGCACTTGAACTCGCCATACAAGAAGAGACTCCGATCCTTGTGGTGCCTACAAAGCCTCAGCAAGACGGTGCTAGAGACTTTGATGGTATCTATGATGCTGGCGTTATCGGCACGATAATGCGCCGTGTGCCACTACCTGATGGACGCGTAAAAGTTTTATTTCAAGGCATAGATAAAGGTAAAATTTTAAAACAATCAGGCATAAATCCGCTCCGCGGTATAGTTGATATGCTCCATGTTAAGCGCCCATCGCAGGTCAAAACTGACGCACTCATAGTGGTTTTAAGAGAAAAAGTAAGAGAGCTTTCGCAGTTTAGCCATTTTTTCCCACCTGATCTTTTAAAGACGATCGAAGAGAGCGCTGAGGCGATCAGGGTTTGTGACCTAGTTTCAAGCGCACTTCGCTTAAAAAAACAGATCGCCTATAGCTTTTTTGTAGAGGAAAATTTAGAGCAGCGCCTACTAAAGCTCATCGACTACGTCATCGAAGAGATCGAGGCAAACAAGCTTCAAAAAGAGATCAAAAACAAGGTTCACTCAAAGATCGACAAGACAAACAAAGAGTACTTTTTAAAAGAGCAGCTAAAGCAAATTCAAGCTGAGCTTGGAGCGGATACGAGCCGTGAAGAGGAGCTTGAAGAGTACCGCAAAAAGCTTGATGCGAAGAAGAAATTTATGGCTGAGGACGCCTACAAAGAGATCAAAAAACAAATAGATAAACTTTCTCGCATGCACCCAGACTCAGCCGACGCAAACACTTTACAAAGCTATCTTGACTGGGTTTTAGAAATTCCATTTGAAAATGTAGCTAAGAAAAAATCATCCATCACCGAAGTGAGCAAGCATTTAAATGCCGATCATTACAGCCTTGAAAAGCCAAAAGAGCGCATTGAGGAGTATTTTGCTTTGCGTGAGCTTTTGGAGCTTAGAGGCGTTGGAGAAAAGGTAAATAATGGCGCTATTTTATGCTTTGCAGGCCCTCCAGGCGTGGGTAAAACAAGCCTTGCAAACTCGATCGCAAAGGCGCTAAAGCGTGAACTAGTTAGGATCGCGCTTGGCGGACTTGAGGATGTAAACGAGCTAAGAGGCCACCGCCGCACCTACATAGGCGCTATGCCAGGGCGTATCGTGCAAGGGCTCATAGAAGCCAAACAGATGAACCCAGTGGTTGTCTTAGATGAGATCGATAAGGTTGGCAGAAGCTACAGAGGCGACCCGACCGCAGTTTTACTTGAAATTTTGGACCCAGAGCAAAATAACAAATTTAGAGACTACTACCTAAATTTCAACATCGATCTTAGCAAGATCATTTTTATCGCCACAGCAAATGACGTGAGCATGATACCAGCTGCACTTCGAGATAGGATGGAGTTTATCGAACTTAGCTCATATACCCCGCAAGAGAAATTTGAGATCGCTAAGAAATATCTCTTGCCTCAGGAACTTAAAAAACACGGACTAAAACCAAGCGATGTTAGCATCAGCAAAGAGGCACTTGAGCTAATAATTAGCGACTATACAAGAGAGAGTGGCGTGCGAAATTTACGCCGCAGGATGGCTGATATATTAAGAAAGGTTGCTAAAAATATCCTCACCAAAAAGAATGATGGCAAGATCAGTGTCACGGCTAAAAATTTAAAAGAGTTTTTAGAGAAAAAGGTCTATGAGATCGAGCCGGCGGATAAAAAAGATCAGATAGGTCTAGTAAATGGCCTAGCGTGGACGAGTGTCGGTGGCGACGTGCTAAGGATCGAGGCTATAAGGATCCAAGGCAAAGGCAGCATGCAAATCACCGGTCAGCTAGGCGACGTGATGAAAGAGAGCGCTCATATCGCATTTAGCGTGGTAAAAGTGCTGATCGATAACAAAAAACTAAAAGTACCAATGGCTATCGTGCCAAAACTAGATGACGACAAGCGTAAGCTCGAAGCTAGCGATGTTTATAGACGCTATGATCTTCACTTGCACGTACCAGAGGGTGCTGTACCAAAAGACGGCCCAAGTGCTGGCATCACGATGGCAACCGCGATCGCATCTATACTAACCGACACAAAGGTAAGACACGACATAGCAATGACTGGTGAGATCACGCTAACTGGTAGAGTGCTGCCGATCGGTGGTCTAAAAGAGAAGCTCATCGCTGCTCACAAAGCTGGCATCAAAATAGCTCTAATACCTCGTAAAAACTACGACCGCGATCTTGTCGATATACCAGCCGAAGTAAAAGGCGACATGAAGATCATTGCCGTAGATACGATAGAAGATGTCTTAAAAAACGCTCTTGTAACTAAAAAATAATCCAAATCCTAGCCCCATTTAGCCTTGCTTAGGGCTAGGAAATTTTCATAAATATATTACGAAATAAAAATTTAGGCTAGCTTGTTTACTCTTGAATAAAAAATAAATATTAAAACTTTGCCTATTCGCTTTGGCGGACTATTAAATTTGTAAGATGTTTTTACAAAATCTAGGTCTTGTAAAGCTCGCTGCTAAATTTAGAGCCGTGATATGCTCGTTCATAAATTTTAAAATTTGATAGATTTTTTGCTGTAAATTTTAGCTATTTATGCTTTGCTTCATGCTCTAAAAGCCAAATTTTAGTTGGTAGACCATCTCCACCAGAGTAGCCGCCAAGTCCGCTACTAGCTAGCACTCTGTGGCAAGGTATAATGATAGGCACTGGATTTTTGGCATTGGCTGATCCTGCTGCTCGGTAGGCATTTTTGTGACCTACGGCAAGTGCAAGGGCTGCGTATGTGGTCGTTTCCCCGTATGGTACTTTTTGTAAAGCCTCGTAAATTTTTGCTCTAAAATTAGTTGTTTTTATATCAAGCCTTACGCTAAATTTTTTAAGCTTGCCATTAAAATAAGCCTCTAGCTCATTCAAGCAAAGCTTTAAATTTTTATCTTTTACTGAAATTTTTTCAAATTTATCTACAAAATTTATCTCACAAATTCCATTTTCGCTAGCGATGATCTCCAAAATTCCAATGGGAGATTTTAGGTAAGCTTTTGACACATTTGCTCCTTAAAATTTGAAATTTTGGGCAAATTTTACTTTAGTTTGTTTTGCTTTTTGATAAAATGCAAGCAAAATAGCGATTTTAGACTAAAAATAACGAGCAAAAACCACAAAGGAATTTCATGAGCTTTTTTACCGACTACGAAAAACACGTGAGCGAGCGAGAAAAAGAGGGCGTGCCACCGCTTGCGCTAAATGCCAAGCAAACAAGTGAAGTTTGCGAGCTAATAAAGATTGCCAGCAAGTCTAGTTGCGACGAAAAGGCACAAAGCGAGCTAAAATTTCTTATAAATTTGCTTGAAACTCGTATCAATCCTGGCGTTGATGACGCAGCGAAGATAAAGGCAGAATTTCTTGGTGAAGTGATAGATGGGCTTGCTGTTAATGGCCTTGACGCTATGCGTGCTATTAAAATTTTAGGCAAGATGCTTGGCGGATATAACGTGGAAATTTTGGTGCGAGCTCTAAAAAATAGCGATGAAAATATTGCACAAGCTGCGGTAAATGAGCTAAAAAATATCATCCTGGTGCATGAGTATTTTGACGAGATAGTAAAGCTAAGTAGCAACAATAAATTTGCAAAAGATGTACTTGTTTCTTGGGCGAACGCAGAGTGGTTTACGCATAAAAAGCCAATCGAAACCTGTATAAACGCAGTCGTTTTTAAAGTACCTGGTGAGACAAATACTGACGACCTAAGTCCAGCGAGTGAGGCCTATACAAGGGCCGACATACCACTTCACGCAAAAGCAATGCTTGTTAAAAAGATGCCTGAGGGTCTAGAAATTTTAAAAGAGCTCAAAACTCGTGGTAAAAAAGTGGCGTATGTTGGCGATGTGGTTGGCACTGGCAGCAGCAGAAAGAGCGGTATAAACTCTATCCAGTGGCATCTTGGCGATGAGATCGAGGGCGTGCCAAACAAAAAAACGGGCGGTATCGTGATCGGTACGACCATAGCTCCTATATTTTTTAATACCGCTGAAGATAGCGGTGCACTGCCGATAGTTGCAAACGTAAATGAGCTTGAGATGGGCGATGAGATAGAAATTTATCCATTTAAAGGCGAAATTTACAAGCTTGCAGGTACTGAGAAAAAACTCGTGGCAAATTTTAAACTTAGTCCAAATACTCTAAGTGACGAGATAAGAGCAGGTGGCAGGATACCACTTATGATAGGACGGCAAGTGACCAAAAAGGCTAGAGAGGCTCTAGGGCTTGGCGAGGAGCAAATTTTTATAAAGCCAGATCAGCCAAAAGAGCAGAGCGGTGGCTATACGCTGGCTCAAAAGATGGTTGGCAAGGCTTGCGGCAAGGCTGGCGTTAGAGCTGGGGCTTATGTGGAGCCAGAAATTTTAACTGTTGGCTCGCAAGATACGACTGGGCCGATGACTAGAGATGAGATAAAAGAGCTTGCTAGCCTTAGTTTCGGCGCGGATTTTGTTCTGCAAAGCTTTTGCCACACAGCTGCTTATCCAAAGCCAAGCGACCTTGAGATGCAAAAGAGCTTGCCAAAATTTATAAATTTACGTGGCGGTGTGAGTCTAAAGCCAGGCGATGGCGTCATCCACTCGTGGCTAAACCGCATGGTACTACCTGATACGGTGGGCACTGGCGGCGATAGTCACACGAGATTTCCTATCGGTATCAGCTTTCCAGCGGGAAGTGGTCTAGTGGCGTTTGCAGCGGTGCTTGGCATGATGCCACTAAATATGCCAGAGTCGGTTTTGATCAAATTTAAAGGCGAGCTAAAAGAGGGCGTGACGCTTCGTGATCTTGTCAATGCGATACCTTATTTTGCTATCAAAAAAGGGCTTTTAAGCGTTGAGAAGAAAAACAAAAAGAATGTTTTTGCGGGTAAAATTTTAGAGATAGAAGGGCTTGAGAGTCTAAAAGTAGAGCAGGCGTTTGAGCTAAGTGATGCTTCGGCTGAACGCTCGGCGGCGGCTTGCGTGGTAAATTTAAGCGTTGATAGCGTTGTGGAGTATGTTCGCTCAAACGTCGCGCTAATTGATGCGATGATAAAAGCTGGTTACGATAGCCGTGAGACTTTGCTTAGACGAAAAGAGAAGATGCAAAAATGGCTTGAAAATCCAACTCTTTTAAGAGCCGATAAAGATGCAAAATACGCTGAAATTTTGGAGATCGATCTAGCTCAGATAGATGAGCCGATTTTGGCGTGTCCAAATGACCCAGACGATGTGGCAACATTAAGTGAAATTTTAGCTGATAACAAAAGAGCGCATAAAATCGATGAAGTTTTTGTGGGAAGCTGTATGACAAATATCGGCCATTACAGGGCGCTTGCTAGAATTTTAGAACATGAGAGTAAGCTTACAACTAGGCTTTGGATAGCACCGCCGACAAAGATGGATAAAAGCACACTTGAAAATGAAGGCGTTTATGAAATTTTTAAAAGATTAAATGCAAGGACAGAGGTGCCAGGCTGTTCGCTTTGCATGGGCAATCAAGCAAGAGTTAATGACAATGCCGTTGTCTTTTCTACCTCGACTAGAAATTTTGATAACAGAATGGGTATGGGCGCGAAGGTCTATCTAGGAAGTGCCGAGCTGGCTGCTGTTTGTGCGCTACTTGGGCGTTTACCAAGTGTAGATGAATATAAAAAGATAGTAAAAGATAGCCTTAGCTTAAATAAAGATGAAATTTATAAATATCTAAATTTTA contains:
- a CDS encoding type II secretion system protein — its product is MVKRGGFSLIELILSVLVVAIVSASLPLAVRTTSNLSEQSLMQEGLMNAKTYMSLILKAPFSDQVLIAGKNTMPSSITTQEAIIFPLIICDQGANPDFYEKSGVKGEGHRILAYPVQNSSACATRPSDSKLPESIKSVNFKVKSIKNFNTQKSISPTASTTKRDFIIDTETTPTITNRADKFVVSTPLNDNDVLQIKLDTTMKTTKESKSVLYGYAFNIGESSTLSVKEWK
- the fliW gene encoding flagellar assembly protein FliW; this encodes MIFSVKSPILGFEHIKTMELIELDKFFVKLASKDDETSFTMINPFALRSYEFDIPSYYEDLMEIKESSQLRIYNIIVVALPLEKSTVNFIAPIVCNMDNMTLSQVVLDIAKYPQYGQAEMIENFIQK
- a CDS encoding outer membrane protein assembly factor BamD is translated as MKRFSKFLAVVALLGLFSGCAEKYTELYNLTPDEWYAQVIADIKDGDLEAADKHYVSMASEHVASPLLEQILLILAQAHANDEEYLMANHYLDEYIKRYGDNGPKTEFAQYLKIKANFDSFTQPNRNQKLMEDSVTEIEKFLYMYPNTEYKPLIETMLIKFKLALYFLDMQIADLYNRTGRDVSAKIYEQKLEESPFKNSDLIKPDVAWYRKLFE
- the lon gene encoding endopeptidase La; its protein translation is MQINENKGFPTEIPIIVEDELFLYPFMITPLFLSDDENLKALELAIQEETPILVVPTKPQQDGARDFDGIYDAGVIGTIMRRVPLPDGRVKVLFQGIDKGKILKQSGINPLRGIVDMLHVKRPSQVKTDALIVVLREKVRELSQFSHFFPPDLLKTIEESAEAIRVCDLVSSALRLKKQIAYSFFVEENLEQRLLKLIDYVIEEIEANKLQKEIKNKVHSKIDKTNKEYFLKEQLKQIQAELGADTSREEELEEYRKKLDAKKKFMAEDAYKEIKKQIDKLSRMHPDSADANTLQSYLDWVLEIPFENVAKKKSSITEVSKHLNADHYSLEKPKERIEEYFALRELLELRGVGEKVNNGAILCFAGPPGVGKTSLANSIAKALKRELVRIALGGLEDVNELRGHRRTYIGAMPGRIVQGLIEAKQMNPVVVLDEIDKVGRSYRGDPTAVLLEILDPEQNNKFRDYYLNFNIDLSKIIFIATANDVSMIPAALRDRMEFIELSSYTPQEKFEIAKKYLLPQELKKHGLKPSDVSISKEALELIISDYTRESGVRNLRRRMADILRKVAKNILTKKNDGKISVTAKNLKEFLEKKVYEIEPADKKDQIGLVNGLAWTSVGGDVLRIEAIRIQGKGSMQITGQLGDVMKESAHIAFSVVKVLIDNKKLKVPMAIVPKLDDDKRKLEASDVYRRYDLHLHVPEGAVPKDGPSAGITMATAIASILTDTKVRHDIAMTGEITLTGRVLPIGGLKEKLIAAHKAGIKIALIPRKNYDRDLVDIPAEVKGDMKIIAVDTIEDVLKNALVTKK
- a CDS encoding methylated-DNA--[protein]-cysteine S-methyltransferase is translated as MSKAYLKSPIGILEIIASENGICEINFVDKFEKISVKDKNLKLCLNELEAYFNGKLKKFSVRLDIKTTNFRAKIYEALQKVPYGETTTYAALALAVGHKNAYRAAGSANAKNPVPIIIPCHRVLASSGLGGYSGGDGLPTKIWLLEHEAKHK
- a CDS encoding bifunctional aconitate hydratase 2/2-methylisocitrate dehydratase, with translation MSFFTDYEKHVSEREKEGVPPLALNAKQTSEVCELIKIASKSSCDEKAQSELKFLINLLETRINPGVDDAAKIKAEFLGEVIDGLAVNGLDAMRAIKILGKMLGGYNVEILVRALKNSDENIAQAAVNELKNIILVHEYFDEIVKLSSNNKFAKDVLVSWANAEWFTHKKPIETCINAVVFKVPGETNTDDLSPASEAYTRADIPLHAKAMLVKKMPEGLEILKELKTRGKKVAYVGDVVGTGSSRKSGINSIQWHLGDEIEGVPNKKTGGIVIGTTIAPIFFNTAEDSGALPIVANVNELEMGDEIEIYPFKGEIYKLAGTEKKLVANFKLSPNTLSDEIRAGGRIPLMIGRQVTKKAREALGLGEEQIFIKPDQPKEQSGGYTLAQKMVGKACGKAGVRAGAYVEPEILTVGSQDTTGPMTRDEIKELASLSFGADFVLQSFCHTAAYPKPSDLEMQKSLPKFINLRGGVSLKPGDGVIHSWLNRMVLPDTVGTGGDSHTRFPIGISFPAGSGLVAFAAVLGMMPLNMPESVLIKFKGELKEGVTLRDLVNAIPYFAIKKGLLSVEKKNKKNVFAGKILEIEGLESLKVEQAFELSDASAERSAAACVVNLSVDSVVEYVRSNVALIDAMIKAGYDSRETLLRRKEKMQKWLENPTLLRADKDAKYAEILEIDLAQIDEPILACPNDPDDVATLSEILADNKRAHKIDEVFVGSCMTNIGHYRALARILEHESKLTTRLWIAPPTKMDKSTLENEGVYEIFKRLNARTEVPGCSLCMGNQARVNDNAVVFSTSTRNFDNRMGMGAKVYLGSAELAAVCALLGRLPSVDEYKKIVKDSLSLNKDEIYKYLNFNEISEFSI